The Thermococcus sp. MAR1 sequence GAGCTTATTTAAGGTTTTCCTTTAGCCACTCTGAAAAAGCTTTAAGAGCCCCACCTCTGTGTGATATTTTGTTCTTTTCAGCGGTTGTCATTTCGGCAAAAGTTCTGTCGAAACCCGAAGGCTTGAATACCGGGTCGAAGCCGAAGCCCATGTTTCCGCGCTTCTCGTGGATTATCTCGCCTTCCACAATACCGGTAAAGATGTGAGCTTCGCCGTCCCAGTAAGCTATGACACTCTTGAAGTACGCCCTCCTGTTCTCAACGCCCTCCATGAGCTTCAGAAGGCCGTCAACGCCGAGGGTCTTGTAGACGTAGGCAGAGTAAACACCAGGGAATCCCTTCAGAGCTTCAACGAAGAGACCAGAATCGTCGAGGAAAAACGGTTCATCGATTTTCCTGCTCAGCCACTCCAAGCCGAAGAGGGCAACTTCTTCGAGCGTATCTGCCTGTATCTCTGGATACTCAACTTTGAGCTGATAAACTTCAACGCCCAAGGGTTCAAAGTACTTTCGCGCTTCCTCAACCTTTCCCGGGTTAGAAGTGATGAACGCCAGCCTCATATAACCACCGGAGGATAGGGAAGAAAAGACGATAAAAAACTTTCAGTCTATTT is a genomic window containing:
- a CDS encoding XTP/dITP diphosphatase gives rise to the protein MRLAFITSNPGKVEEARKYFEPLGVEVYQLKVEYPEIQADTLEEVALFGLEWLSRKIDEPFFLDDSGLFVEALKGFPGVYSAYVYKTLGVDGLLKLMEGVENRRAYFKSVIAYWDGEAHIFTGIVEGEIIHEKRGNMGFGFDPVFKPSGFDRTFAEMTTAEKNKISHRGGALKAFSEWLKENLK